From Stenotrophomonas nitritireducens, the proteins below share one genomic window:
- the kdpB gene encoding potassium-transporting ATPase subunit KdpB — MNRSASPAATRRPALLDAAGLRRALIDAVRKLSPLHLLHNPVMAVVMAGTVLALIVTLSGNAPLGFGLAVTAILLVTVLFGNFAEAVAEARGRGQAASLRRARQDLVARRVATPLQGAAESRIPAAELSPGDYVIVSAGEFVPADGEIVRGLATINEAAVTGESAPVLREADTDRSGVIGGTKVLSDEIIVRVSAEPGHSFLDRMIALVEGANRQKTPNEIALTLLLAAMSLTFLVVVATLPAIAGFVGVSVDPLLLIALLVCLIPTTIGGLLPAIGIAGMNRALSANVLAKSGKAVEVAGDVDVLLLDKTGTITYGDRQATHFHPLAGIDAAQLREASLLSSLADPTPEGKSIVRLAREQACTTAEPEKAEYLGFTAQTRMSGVDLDNGRSIRKGAADAITAHVLALGGTVPNKLQARVDQVARGGATPLVVSEGRHVLGVVELADVVKHGMREKFAQLRAMGIRTVMITGDNPLTAAAIAAEAGVDDYIAQARPEDKLARIRAEQAGGRLVAMVGDGTNDAPALAQADIGLAMNSGTQAAKEAGNMVDLDSDPAKLLAVVEVGKQQLITRGALTTFSLANDVSKYFAILPALFAASIPSMAALNVMQLSSPRNAVLAALIFNALVIPALIPLALRGVRFRPATATALLRRNMLVYGLGGVLLPFAAIKAIDLLLALVFGA; from the coding sequence CGTTCTGCTTCTCCTGCGGCAACCCGCCGCCCTGCCCTGCTCGATGCGGCCGGCCTGCGCCGTGCGTTGATCGACGCGGTTCGCAAGCTGTCGCCGCTGCATCTGCTGCACAACCCGGTGATGGCGGTGGTGATGGCCGGCACCGTGCTGGCGCTGATCGTCACCCTCAGCGGCAACGCGCCGCTGGGCTTCGGCCTGGCCGTCACCGCGATCCTGCTGGTGACGGTGCTGTTCGGCAATTTCGCCGAAGCGGTGGCCGAAGCACGTGGCCGTGGCCAGGCGGCGTCGCTGCGGCGTGCACGCCAGGACCTGGTCGCGCGGCGTGTCGCCACGCCGCTGCAGGGCGCCGCCGAAAGCCGCATCCCCGCTGCGGAGCTGAGCCCGGGTGATTACGTGATCGTCAGTGCCGGTGAGTTCGTACCGGCCGATGGCGAGATCGTGCGTGGCCTGGCCACCATCAACGAGGCCGCGGTCACCGGCGAATCGGCACCGGTGCTGCGCGAGGCCGATACCGACCGCTCCGGCGTGATCGGCGGCACCAAGGTGCTGTCCGACGAGATCATCGTGCGGGTCAGCGCCGAGCCGGGCCATAGCTTCCTCGACCGCATGATCGCCTTGGTGGAAGGTGCCAACCGGCAGAAGACGCCGAACGAGATCGCGTTAACCCTGTTGCTGGCGGCGATGTCGCTGACCTTCCTGGTGGTGGTGGCGACGCTGCCGGCGATTGCAGGCTTTGTCGGCGTCAGCGTCGATCCGCTGCTGCTGATCGCACTGCTGGTATGCCTGATCCCGACCACCATCGGCGGCCTGCTGCCGGCCATCGGCATCGCCGGCATGAACCGTGCGCTGTCGGCCAATGTGCTGGCCAAATCCGGCAAGGCCGTGGAAGTGGCTGGCGACGTTGACGTGCTGCTGCTCGACAAGACCGGCACCATCACCTACGGCGACCGCCAGGCCACACACTTCCATCCGCTGGCCGGCATCGATGCTGCGCAGCTGCGTGAAGCATCGCTGTTGTCGTCCCTGGCCGACCCAACCCCGGAAGGCAAATCCATCGTGCGTCTGGCCCGCGAGCAGGCCTGCACCACAGCCGAGCCTGAAAAAGCGGAGTATTTAGGCTTCACCGCGCAAACCCGCATGTCCGGCGTCGACCTCGACAACGGCCGCAGCATCCGCAAGGGCGCTGCCGATGCCATCACCGCGCATGTGCTGGCGTTGGGTGGCACGGTACCGAACAAGCTGCAGGCGAGGGTGGATCAGGTGGCCCGCGGTGGTGCCACGCCGCTGGTGGTCAGCGAAGGCCGGCACGTGCTCGGTGTGGTGGAGTTGGCCGACGTGGTCAAGCACGGCATGCGCGAGAAGTTCGCCCAGCTGCGGGCGATGGGCATCCGCACGGTGATGATCACCGGCGACAACCCGCTCACCGCCGCCGCCATTGCCGCCGAAGCCGGCGTCGATGACTACATCGCCCAGGCCCGGCCCGAGGACAAGCTGGCGCGCATCCGTGCCGAGCAGGCCGGCGGCCGGCTGGTGGCGATGGTCGGCGACGGCACCAACGACGCGCCGGCGCTGGCCCAGGCCGACATCGGCCTGGCGATGAACTCCGGCACGCAGGCAGCCAAGGAGGCCGGCAACATGGTCGATCTGGATTCGGATCCGGCCAAGCTGCTGGCGGTGGTGGAAGTGGGCAAGCAGCAGCTGATCACCCGCGGCGCGCTGACCACCTTCTCGCTGGCCAATGACGTGTCCAAGTACTTCGCGATCCTGCCGGCATTGTTCGCCGCCAGCATCCCGTCGATGGCGGCCTTGAACGTGATGCAGCTGTCGAGCCCGCGCAATGCGGTGCTGGCGGCGCTGATCTTCAACGCGCTGGTGATCCCGGCGCTGATCCCGCTGGCCCTGCGTGGCGTGCGCTTCCGTCCGGCCACCGCCACCGCGCTGCTGCGGCGGAACATGCTGGTGTACGGATTGGGCGGCGTACTGCTGCCGTTTGCGGCCATCAAGGCCATCGACCTTCTGCTTGCTCTGGTATTTGGCGCATGA
- the kdpC gene encoding potassium-transporting ATPase subunit KdpC, which yields MNTSLTSSRRTGNPLWRPAIGLSLFGLFGSGLVYAVLATGISGSLFPAQADGSLIRDADGQVRGSLYLAQPFAGDGYFQTRPSAANYDPMAAAGSNMARSNPDLIKRVSEATAAVAAREKIDPAKVPGDLVTQSASGLDPELSPAAVQVQVARVASARGWPEARVQALVDAQLQDRQWGVFGQPRINVIALNRALDQATHAR from the coding sequence ATGAACACTTCACTCACGTCTTCCCGTCGTACCGGCAACCCGCTGTGGCGGCCGGCCATTGGCCTGTCGCTGTTCGGCCTGTTCGGCAGCGGCCTGGTCTATGCGGTGCTGGCAACCGGCATCTCCGGCTCACTGTTTCCGGCGCAGGCCGATGGCAGCCTGATCCGCGATGCCGATGGACAGGTGCGTGGCTCGCTGTATCTGGCCCAGCCCTTCGCCGGCGACGGCTACTTCCAGACCCGTCCTTCGGCGGCCAACTACGATCCGATGGCGGCCGCCGGCAGCAATATGGCGCGCAGCAACCCGGACTTGATCAAGCGCGTGAGCGAAGCCACCGCCGCCGTTGCCGCGCGCGAGAAGATCGATCCGGCCAAGGTGCCGGGCGATCTGGTCACGCAGTCGGCCAGCGGCCTGGATCCGGAGCTGTCGCCGGCCGCCGTGCAGGTGCAGGTGGCACGTGTAGCCAGCGCGCGCGGCTGGCCCGAGGCGCGCGTGCAGGCCTTGGTCGATGCGCAGCTGCAGGACCGCCAATGGGGCGTGTTCGGCCAGCCGCGCATCAACGTCATCGCCCTCAACCGGGCGCTGGATCAGGCCACGCATGCGCGTTGA